TCGCTCGCTTGTTTGCTGCTAGACCTGCTGGGTCAGCATCGTCCCGACCTTCAGCAGTTTCTGAGCTGCGGCATCGGAGGGAGCCTCGGCATAGATGCGGAGGATCGGTTCGGTCCCGGAGCCCCGAAGCATCAGCCAGGACCCATCTCGAGCGATGAACTTGACGCCATCGTAGGCTTTGACCTCGCACACGGGAGAGCGGAGCAGGCGTTCGGGGGGATTGGACCGGCAGAAATCCATCAAGGCGGCCCGTTTTTCCAAGGGGAATCGGGTGTCGATACGCGCGTATCGATGAGGTCCATACTTTCGCTCCAGGCCCGCCAGCATCTTGGTGAGAGGCTGACGCTCGGTGGCGAGCATCTCCAATAGCATGAGGCCCGCGAGTATCCCATCCCGTTCCGGGACATGACCGGGGAAGGCGATGCCACCGCTCTCCTCGGCCCCGAGCAGCACCCCGCCTTTCATGATCTCCGCCGCGACGTATTTGAAACCTACTGCGGTTTCAGTGCACTCCAGGCCGTATTCAGCACAGATCTTTTCCACCATGGAAGTGGTGGTCAACGCTTTCACCATTCGGCCTTTTTCGCGTCGGTGATGGATGAAGTGCAGCAGCAGCAGACAAATGAGTTGGTGGGTTGAGAGCGGATTGCCTCGCCCGTCCATGCCGCCCACGCGATCCGCATCGCCATCGGTCACGAGGCAGATGTCATGGGGATGCTTGCGCAGCCAGGCGGAGCTGGCGGTGTAGTTTTTGGCGATGGGTTCGGGGTTGATGCCGCCGAATGACGGGTTGTGGGCGGAGTTGAGCGTGGTGACTTCGCAGCTGGTGCCCCCCAGCAATTCCTCGAAGCAGCCCGCTCCAACGCCATACATGGCGTCGTGAGCGAAGCGTATTTTGGAGCGGGCGATGAGCTTAAAGTCGACCAGGCGTTTGATGGCACGCAGATGCGTCGGGATGAGGTCCAGGACACGGATCTGTTTGCTCCGTTTCGCCTCTGACAGGTCAGTAGCCCGAACTGGGCTTTCATCCAGTCGTGCCTCGATGGCCTGGCAGACTGCGGTTTCGGCCGAGCCACCGAACTCGGCCTTCAATTTGAAGCCATTGAAGATGGCCGGGTTGTGGCTGGCGGTGATCATCACGCCCCCGATGGCCTGCTCTTTCTTGACCAAATAGGATACAGCCGGGGTTGGGGTGGGCCGGGAAGTCAGGAGCACATCGAAGCCGTTGCCAGCTAGAATTTCGGCGGTGCGCAGGGCAAATTCGTTGGAGAGGAACCGCCGATCGTAGCCCACCACCACGCGTTGCTGACAATCGGGCAAAGGATGATGGTTCCAGTGGGCCGCCGTCGCTTGGGCAACCCGTTCGAGATTGGCGAAGGTAAACTCTTCGGCAATCACCGCGCGCCAGCCGTCCGTGCCAAACTTAATTGCAGTTGGACTGCTCATGACAAAAAATTATCGGGATGGACATTCAAGGAAAATACGCTGGTACTGAACCACATGGGATGGCCTAGGGCAAGCTTCCGGATTCCTCATTTGGGATTCGCCATCGGCCATCGACCGGAGTTGTAAGGCGGTCGTATCACCCCTCAACGCGTCAGCCTCCCCCGGGCAACCCATCGAGAAACTAAAGTCTATCATCTCAAATGGGAGGCTCGGGTCCGCCGAGACTTCCTTGTCTTTCCCTGGGCTACCGATTATGGAGAGTGGCTGCGGGAATGGAAATGACATACAAAATGATCGGTGGTGATGGCCAAGAGTATGGTCCCACAACGTTGGCGGAGCTCGAAGCCTGGGTGCTCGATGGGCGCCTGCTTCCTGCGACTTTGGTGTGGTCCTCCGAGACGGGACGCTGGACCGAGGCGGGCCGGCTTCCTGAGCTGACCGGCTCCTTTGAGCGGGTTCTTCCCGCCGATAAAGCCACGGTTAATGCGGTCGAAATGGTGCCGGCCGGAGCCTGGCGTCGCTTCGGTGCATTTGTAGCCGACATCCTCCTCATCTACCTCTTAGGCAGTCTTCTGTGGCCGGTTGTGGCCGCCTGGTGGGGAGTGGAAGTCAAGCCTGCTCCCGAGGGGGGGAAGCTCGACGATGTCTTGGAATTTGCGCGTCAAAACAACCCCTTACTGTTCTTCCTCCAGGTTTGTCGGCTGTGCTTCGAGGTGGTCTTTGTGGGTGGGTTCGGGGCGACCCCGGGCAAGATGATGGCCGGTATCCGAGTGGTCACGTCGGACGGCGGGCGGGTTGGCTACCTCGCGGCAGCGATGCGCTTCTTCGGGCGTCTTTTCTGTGAGTTGCCATTCAATCTAGGATACCTCACCTTGCTTCTAAGGACCGACCGTCGAGGGCTTCATGATCTGCTCTCCGGTACGGCAGTCGTTCGAGTTCACCCTGGTCAAAAGACCCGTCCGGCGCTGGGAGGAGAGTGATGCCCCTCAATCAAAATCAGCGTATCGCCTTGGTGGCTGGGTCCATCTTTCTGCTGGATCAGGTCTCCAAACTTGCGGTCGTGAAAGGCCTGGGGTTGGAGCTCAATGCAGAGCGAGTTCTCATTCCCGGCTTTTTCAAGCTGGTCCATTGGGGCAACACGGGCGCGGCATGGAGCATGTTTCACGGGAATAATGGGTTCCTCGCTGCGATAGCCCTGGTGGCCATCTTTGCTTTGATCTGGAAACGACATTATTTTGAGGCTCACCGGTTGGGCGGACAGATCGCGCTCGGCCTCATTACCGGTGGCATCGCCGGCAATTTGCTCGACCGGTTGCGGGTCAATCATGTCATCGACTTCCTGTATTTTTATGTGGAGCGCAGGGGTGTCGGGTTAGGGAGCGTGGATTTGGAGGCGGGATTCCCTGCTTTCAATGTGGCGGATAGCGCGATTTGTTGCGGGGTCTCCCTCCTGTTTCTGTTCTCCCTCCAATCAGAGGATCCTGAACCCAGAACGTCTGGAAAATCTTGACGGTTTCCGCACCCATGGACGAACGCACTCACCTGATCGCGGTAGACGTATCCCTTCCCGGAGAGCGTTTGGATGTTTACCTGCGAACCCGGTTTCCCGCCGTATCGCGTGGTACATTCAAACGCCTCATCGAGGAGGCTCACGTGCAGGTGAATGGCAAGCCGTCGAAGCTGACTTACTCCCCGCGCGCAGGGGATCAGATCACGGTTCATTTCCCCGAGGCCCGTCCGGCGGAGCTTCGTCCCGTGGACCTGAAGCTGGACATCCTGTTCGAGGATGAAGATTTGCTGGTGCTCAACAAGCCCGCCGGTCTGCTGGTGCATCCTGCATCGGGAGAGGAGGAGCAGACCCTAGTGCACGCCTTGCTGCACCATTGCCGTGGACAGCTCAGCGGCATTGGTGGCGTGGAGCGCCCCGGTATTGTCCATCGGATCGATAAGGATACCAGTGGCTGTCTCGTGGTGGCCAAGAATGACTTCACGCACGTCGCGCTCTCCGATCAGTTCAAGGCTCGGGAGGTGCACAAAGTCTATCATGCCATTGCGTGTGGGGAGCTCCCCCACGAAAAAGGAGAGATTCGAGCCGCGCTGGCGCGGCATCCGAACCATCGCATGAGCATGGTGGTGGATGAGGACGATGGCCGCGATGCCTGGACCTCGTTTCGGCGGTTGGAAGTATTCCCGGGTGCGACGCTGGTGGAGGTCCGGATTCATACAGGGCGGACCCACCAGATTCGCGTTCACTTTCAGCATATCGGATATCCCTTGGCCGGGGATGCCGTTTACGCCAAACGACAGAATGCGCGTTTGAAGGAACGTTTGGGAAGGGAGATTCCGCGCCAGATGCTACATGCCTATCATCTGGAATTTTTGCACCCGCGTCAGAAGAAACTGTTGTCGTTGAAGGCCCCTCTGCCGGAGGATTTTCTCGAGATGGTTCGGCGCTTGCAGGAACTTCGGAAGGCGATACGTTAGAGGGGAGCGTAGTGGGCTCAATAATCAATTATGCCGCTTTACGAATATGAGCTTTGTGAGGGCACCTGCCTCGCGTGCAGTGGCAAGTTCACTCTGCGTCGCCCCCTGAGCGCCCCCGAGTTGACGAAGTGTCCGGCCTGCAAGCGGCCGGTGCGAAAGATTTTGTCCAACTTCAACACGCCCTCCATCACCAAGCCTCTGTCGGTCTCCGACGCCAAGAAAGCGGGGTTCACCGTGCTGAAGCGAGTGAACAAAGGGGAATACGAGCGGCAGTAGTCGGATTTCCGCTCCAGGCTCCTATCTCGCAGGCCAGGTGCCTCCGGATTACCATTCCGCACATACACACATACGGATGAAAAGAAGTCATGGAACTCCATGCGCCGGATCCGTGAAACGGAGAGGCCTGGCTGGACATTCCCTAATCCGTTACATCAACCCGTCGACTGCCTCAAAACTCCGCTTGCTTGGCGCGGGCTGCTCTGGGAGATTCTGCCCCCTATATGAAACATGTGAAGCTGCATATCCCGGGTCCGGTTGAGGTAAGCGAGAAGACGTTCCGTGCGTTTTGTTCGCCGATGATCGGACATCGCGGTCAGGGATTTAAGGATCTCTATGCCCGGATGCAGCCGCAGCTCCAGACTCTGCTGGGCACCGGACAGCTGGTTTATCTCTCCACCTCGTCGGCCTGGGGGGTGATGGAAGGCGCGCTGCGGAATTTGGTGACCAAGAAGGTTCTGAATTGCATGTGCGGCGCATTCTCCGACAAGTGGCTGGATGTGTCGAAGCGCTGCGGCAAGGAGGCGGAGGGCCTGCAGGTTCCGTGGGGTTCCC
This is a stretch of genomic DNA from Verrucomicrobiales bacterium. It encodes these proteins:
- a CDS encoding RluA family pseudouridine synthase, whose product is MDERTHLIAVDVSLPGERLDVYLRTRFPAVSRGTFKRLIEEAHVQVNGKPSKLTYSPRAGDQITVHFPEARPAELRPVDLKLDILFEDEDLLVLNKPAGLLVHPASGEEEQTLVHALLHHCRGQLSGIGGVERPGIVHRIDKDTSGCLVVAKNDFTHVALSDQFKAREVHKVYHAIACGELPHEKGEIRAALARHPNHRMSMVVDEDDGRDAWTSFRRLEVFPGATLVEVRIHTGRTHQIRVHFQHIGYPLAGDAVYAKRQNARLKERLGREIPRQMLHAYHLEFLHPRQKKLLSLKAPLPEDFLEMVRRLQELRKAIR
- a CDS encoding phosphoglucomutase/phosphomannomutase family protein, which produces MSSPTAIKFGTDGWRAVIAEEFTFANLERVAQATAAHWNHHPLPDCQQRVVVGYDRRFLSNEFALRTAEILAGNGFDVLLTSRPTPTPAVSYLVKKEQAIGGVMITASHNPAIFNGFKLKAEFGGSAETAVCQAIEARLDESPVRATDLSEAKRSKQIRVLDLIPTHLRAIKRLVDFKLIARSKIRFAHDAMYGVGAGCFEELLGGTSCEVTTLNSAHNPSFGGINPEPIAKNYTASSAWLRKHPHDICLVTDGDADRVGGMDGRGNPLSTHQLICLLLLHFIHHRREKGRMVKALTTTSMVEKICAEYGLECTETAVGFKYVAAEIMKGGVLLGAEESGGIAFPGHVPERDGILAGLMLLEMLATERQPLTKMLAGLERKYGPHRYARIDTRFPLEKRAALMDFCRSNPPERLLRSPVCEVKAYDGVKFIARDGSWLMLRGSGTEPILRIYAEAPSDAAAQKLLKVGTMLTQQV
- the lspA gene encoding signal peptidase II — translated: MPLNQNQRIALVAGSIFLLDQVSKLAVVKGLGLELNAERVLIPGFFKLVHWGNTGAAWSMFHGNNGFLAAIALVAIFALIWKRHYFEAHRLGGQIALGLITGGIAGNLLDRLRVNHVIDFLYFYVERRGVGLGSVDLEAGFPAFNVADSAICCGVSLLFLFSLQSEDPEPRTSGKS
- a CDS encoding RDD family protein, whose translation is MEMTYKMIGGDGQEYGPTTLAELEAWVLDGRLLPATLVWSSETGRWTEAGRLPELTGSFERVLPADKATVNAVEMVPAGAWRRFGAFVADILLIYLLGSLLWPVVAAWWGVEVKPAPEGGKLDDVLEFARQNNPLLFFLQVCRLCFEVVFVGGFGATPGKMMAGIRVVTSDGGRVGYLAAAMRFFGRLFCELPFNLGYLTLLLRTDRRGLHDLLSGTAVVRVHPGQKTRPALGGE
- a CDS encoding zinc ribbon domain-containing protein; translation: MPLYEYELCEGTCLACSGKFTLRRPLSAPELTKCPACKRPVRKILSNFNTPSITKPLSVSDAKKAGFTVLKRVNKGEYERQ